A stretch of the Malus sylvestris chromosome 10, drMalSylv7.2, whole genome shotgun sequence genome encodes the following:
- the LOC126584119 gene encoding pollen-specific leucine-rich repeat extensin-like protein 4 isoform X1 codes for MAPSFLSPTALGCCFLLFSLILSSFPALSFALSNAEAAHIAHRQLTSLPENGDLPDNYEVQVDANLKFENDRLKRAYVALQAQKRAIFSDPFNFTANWVGENVCAYKGVFCAPALDNPSLNVVAGIDLNHADIAGHLVVEMGLLTDLALFHINSNRFCGIIPESCRRLTLMYEFDISNNRFVGRFPGVVLRWPNCKYLDLRFNGFEGELPPELFTKEFDAIFLNHNRFTSVIPETIGNSKVSVVSFAFNNFSGCIPHNVGNMRNVNELIFMNNQLGGCFPHEIGNLGKLQVFEVSYNGFIGSLPKSFVGLQSIEELDIGYNRLTGFVTDKICMLPKVANFTFSYNYFSGEAQKCMPNPKSEIMLDDSGNCMPGRPKQKNTKTCFPVVTKPVDCSKHCGGSSTPEKPKTPKPQQPPTPKVERPPTPKSEPPLTPKSEPPLTSKVEPPPTSKVEAPPTPKAEPPPTPKAEPPPTPKVEPPPTPKAEPPPTPKVEPPPTPKVEPPSTPKAEHPPTPKVEPPPTPKAEPPSTPKAEPPPTPKTEPPPTPKAEPPPTPKAEPPPKPKAEPPPTSKVEPPPTPKAEPPQTPKAEPPPTPKAEPPPTQRAEPPLTPKAEPPPTPKAEPPPTPKAEPPPTPKAEPPPAPKVEPPPAPKVEPPLTPKAEPPSTPKAKPPSTPKAEPPPTPKAEPPPVPKAEPPPSPKAEPPPTPKVEPPPTPKAEPPPTPEAEPPQTPEAEPPQAPEVEPPQAPKAEPPQAPKVEPPPAPKVEPPPAPKVEPPPTPKAEPPPTPKAEPPEALEIETPLSPAPSPSPIGRSPKEDPLYPIQPPPTPKPVQSPPPQSQTPEPTPEPVQSPPEPVQSPPPPVHSPPPPVQSSPPPIESPPPPVQSPPPPVESPPPPVQSPPPPVESPPPPVESPPPPVESPPPPVESPPPPVESPPSPVQSPPPPVESPPPPIESPPPPVQSPLPPVESPPPPVESPPPPSPTPSPPLPPPVQSPPPTQPDFVLPPNIGALYSSPPPPMFPGY; via the coding sequence ATGGCTCCATCTTTTCTCTCCCCCACGGCCTTGGGTTGCTGCTttcttctcttctccctcaTTCTCTCTTCGTTTCCAGCTCTCTCATTCGCCCTATCCAATGCCGAAGCCGCTCACATAGCCCATCGCCAACTCACTTCTCTCCCTGAGAATGGCGACCTCCCAGACAACTACGAGGTTCAAGTCGACGCCAATCTCAAATTTGAAAACGACAGGCTCAAAAGGGCTTACGTCGCTCTCCAGGCGCAGAAGAGAGCTATTTTTTCCGACCCTTTTAACTTCACCGCTAACTGGGTAGGGGAGAATGTTTGTGCCTACAAAGGGGTGTTCTGCGCTCCGGCACTCGACAACCCGAGCTTGAACGTGGTGGCCGGCATAGATCTCAACCATGCAGACATTGCAGGACATCTCGTTGTCGAAATGGGGCTCCTTACCGACCTCGCTCTCTTCCACATCAACTCCAACAGATTCTGCGGTATCATCCCAGAAAGCTGCAGAAGGTTGACGCTTATGTATGAGTTCGACATCAGCAACAACCGATTCGTTGGTCGTTTTCCTGGAGTCGTCCTGAGATGGCCTAATTGCAAGTACCTTGACCTCAGGTTCAACGGCTTCGAAGGTGAGCTGCCTCCGGAGCTTTTCACCAAGGAGTTTGATGCCATTTTCTTGAACCACAACCGATTCACGTCGGTAATTCCAGAGACGATTGGAAACTCCAAGGTTTCTGTTGTTTCATTTGCATTTAACAATTTCAGTGGTTGCATCCCGCACAACGTTGGGAACATGCGCAATGTGAATGAGCTGATCTTCATGAACAATCAGCTTGGCGGGTGCTTCCCTCATGAGATTGGAAACCTTGGAAAATTGCAAGTTTTTGAGGTGAGCTACAATGGATTTATAGGTTCTTTACCAAAGAGCTTTGTCGGGCTACAGAGCATTGAGGAATTGGATATTGGGTACAACAGGTTGACAGGGTTTGTGACTGATAAGATTTGTATGTTGCCTAAGGTGGCCAATTTCACATTTTCTTACAATTATTTTAGTGGGGAGGCTCAAAAATGTATGCCTAATCCCAAATCGGAGATAATGTTGGATGATTCGGGCAACTGCATGCCGGGAAGGCCCAAGCAAAAAAACACAAAGACTTGTTTCCCTGTGGTAACTAAGCCTGTGGATTGCAGCAAGCATTGTGGTGGATCTTCTACACCCGAAAAGCCTAAGACACCAAAGCCTCAACAACCTCCAACGCCAAAGGTTGAACGACCACCCACACCAAAGTCTGAGCCGCCACTCACTCCAAAGTCTGAGCCACCACTAACGTCAAAGGTTGAACCGCCACCTACTTCGAAGGTTGAAGCTCCACCGACGCCTAAGGCCGAGCCGCCACCAACACCAAAGGCTGAGCCGCCACCAACTCCAAAGGTTGAACCACCACCCACACCAAAGGCTGAACCGCCACCTACTCCAAAGGTTGAACCGCCACCCACTCCGAAGGTTGAGCCACCATCCACGCCAAAGGCTGAGCACCCACCCACTCCGAAAGTTGAGCCACCACCCACTCCTAAGGCCGAGCCACCATCTACACCTAAGGCTGAGCCACCACCCACTCCCAAGACTGAGCCACCACCCACTCCCAAGGCAGAGCCACCACCCACGCCTAAGGCTGAACCACCACCCAAACCAAAGGCTGAGCCACCACCAACTTCAAAGGTAGAGCCACCACCGACCCCTAAGGCCGAACCACCACAAACTCCAAAGGCAGAGCCACCACCCACTCCAAAGGCTGAGCCACCACCCACTCAAAGGGCTGAGCCACCATTGACACCTAAGGCTGAGCCACCACCCACTCCAAAGGCAGAGCCACCACCCACACCCAAGGCCGAGCCACCTCCCACACCCAAGGCCGAACCACCACCTGCACCTAAAGTCGAGCCACCACCCGCACCTAAAGTCGAGCCACCACTCACACCAAAGGCTGAGCCACCATCTACACCAAAGGCCAAGCCACCTTCCACACCCAAGGCTGAACCACCGCCAACACCAAAGGCCGAACCACCTCCTGTGCCAAAGGCCGAACCACCCCCCTCACCAAAGGCAGAGCCACCTCCCACACCTAAAGTTGAGCCACCTCCAACACCAAAGGCGGAACCACCTCCAACACCAGAGGCTGAGCCACCCCAAACACCGGAGGCCGAGCCACCACAAGCACCTGAGGTCGAACCACCGCAAGCACCTAAGGCCGAGCCACCGCAAGCACCTAAGGTTGAGCCACCTCCTGCACCAAAGGTTGAGCCTCCTCCTGCACCTAAAGTTGAGCCGCCTCCAACACCAAAGGCAGAGCCACCACCGACACCAAAGGCAGAGCCACCAGAAGCACTAGAGATTGAGACACCACTATCACCTGCACCTTCACCAAGCCCAATTGGTCGTAGCCCTAAGGAAGATCCATTATATCCAATTCAACCACCACCAACACCAAAGCCTGTGCAATCTCCTCCGCCACAATCTCAAACACCAGAACCAACTCCAGAGCCTGTGCAATCTCCTCCAGAGCCTGTGCAGTCACCTCCACCTCCAGTCcactcaccaccaccacctgtTCAATCTTCTCCACCACCAATTGAATCCCCACCACCGCCTGTCCAATCTCCACCACCACCAGTTGAATCCCCACCACCGCCTGTCCAATCTCCACCACCACCAGTTGAATCTCCACCACCACCGGTTGAATCTCCACCACCACCAGTTGAATCTCCACCACCACCGGTTGAATCTCCACCACCACCAGTTGAATCCCCACCATCGCCTGTCCAATCTCCGCCACCACCAGTTGaatctccaccaccaccaattGAATCCCCACCACCGCCTGTCCAATCTCCACTACCACCAGTCGAATCCCCACCACCACCAGTCGAATCACCTCCTCCCCCATCTCCAACTCCATCTCCTCCTTTGCCTCCTCCTGTGCAGTCTCCGCCACCAACCCAACCAGACTTCGTGCTACCACCAAACATTGGAGCACTATACTCATCGCCACCACCGCCAATGTTCCCAGGCTATTGA
- the LOC126584119 gene encoding pollen-specific leucine-rich repeat extensin-like protein 3 isoform X3, whose protein sequence is MAPSFLSPTALGCCFLLFSLILSSFPALSFALSNAEAAHIAHRQLTSLPENGDLPDNYEVQVDANLKFENDRLKRAYVALQAQKRAIFSDPFNFTANWVGENVCAYKGVFCAPALDNPSLNVVAGIDLNHADIAGHLVVEMGLLTDLALFHINSNRFCGIIPESCRRLTLMYEFDISNNRFVGRFPGVVLRWPNCKYLDLRFNGFEGELPPELFTKEFDAIFLNHNRFTSVIPETIGNSKVSVVSFAFNNFSGCIPHNVGNMRNVNELIFMNNQLGGCFPHEIGNLGKLQVFEVSYNGFIGSLPKSFVGLQSIEELDIGYNRLTGFVTDKICMLPKVANFTFSYNYFSGEAQKCMPNPKSEIMLDDSGNCMPGRPKQKNTKTCFPVVTKPVDCSKHCGGSSTPEKPKTPKPQQPPTPKVERPPTPKSEPPLTPKSEPPLTSKVEPPPTSKVEAPPTPKAEPPPTPKAEPPPTPKVEPPPTPKAEPPPTPKVEPPPTPKAEPPPTQRAEPPLTPKAEPPPTPKAEPPPTPKAEPPPTPKAEPPPAPKVEPPPAPKVEPPLTPKAEPPSTPKAKPPSTPKAEPPPTPKAEPPPVPKAEPPPSPKAEPPPTPKVEPPPTPKAEPPPTPEAEPPQTPEAEPPQAPEVEPPQAPKAEPPQAPKVEPPPAPKVEPPPAPKVEPPPTPKAEPPPTPKAEPPEALEIETPLSPAPSPSPIGRSPKEDPLYPIQPPPTPKPVQSPPPQSQTPEPTPEPVQSPPEPVQSPPPPVHSPPPPVQSSPPPIESPPPPVQSPPPPVESPPPPVQSPPPPVESPPPPVESPPPPVESPPPPVESPPPPVESPPSPVQSPPPPVESPPPPIESPPPPVQSPLPPVESPPPPVESPPPPSPTPSPPLPPPVQSPPPTQPDFVLPPNIGALYSSPPPPMFPGY, encoded by the exons ATGGCTCCATCTTTTCTCTCCCCCACGGCCTTGGGTTGCTGCTttcttctcttctccctcaTTCTCTCTTCGTTTCCAGCTCTCTCATTCGCCCTATCCAATGCCGAAGCCGCTCACATAGCCCATCGCCAACTCACTTCTCTCCCTGAGAATGGCGACCTCCCAGACAACTACGAGGTTCAAGTCGACGCCAATCTCAAATTTGAAAACGACAGGCTCAAAAGGGCTTACGTCGCTCTCCAGGCGCAGAAGAGAGCTATTTTTTCCGACCCTTTTAACTTCACCGCTAACTGGGTAGGGGAGAATGTTTGTGCCTACAAAGGGGTGTTCTGCGCTCCGGCACTCGACAACCCGAGCTTGAACGTGGTGGCCGGCATAGATCTCAACCATGCAGACATTGCAGGACATCTCGTTGTCGAAATGGGGCTCCTTACCGACCTCGCTCTCTTCCACATCAACTCCAACAGATTCTGCGGTATCATCCCAGAAAGCTGCAGAAGGTTGACGCTTATGTATGAGTTCGACATCAGCAACAACCGATTCGTTGGTCGTTTTCCTGGAGTCGTCCTGAGATGGCCTAATTGCAAGTACCTTGACCTCAGGTTCAACGGCTTCGAAGGTGAGCTGCCTCCGGAGCTTTTCACCAAGGAGTTTGATGCCATTTTCTTGAACCACAACCGATTCACGTCGGTAATTCCAGAGACGATTGGAAACTCCAAGGTTTCTGTTGTTTCATTTGCATTTAACAATTTCAGTGGTTGCATCCCGCACAACGTTGGGAACATGCGCAATGTGAATGAGCTGATCTTCATGAACAATCAGCTTGGCGGGTGCTTCCCTCATGAGATTGGAAACCTTGGAAAATTGCAAGTTTTTGAGGTGAGCTACAATGGATTTATAGGTTCTTTACCAAAGAGCTTTGTCGGGCTACAGAGCATTGAGGAATTGGATATTGGGTACAACAGGTTGACAGGGTTTGTGACTGATAAGATTTGTATGTTGCCTAAGGTGGCCAATTTCACATTTTCTTACAATTATTTTAGTGGGGAGGCTCAAAAATGTATGCCTAATCCCAAATCGGAGATAATGTTGGATGATTCGGGCAACTGCATGCCGGGAAGGCCCAAGCAAAAAAACACAAAGACTTGTTTCCCTGTGGTAACTAAGCCTGTGGATTGCAGCAAGCATTGTGGTGGATCTTCTACACCCGAAAAGCCTAAGACACCAAAGCCTCAACAACCTCCAACGCCAAAGGTTGAACGACCACCCACACCAAAGTCTGAGCCGCCACTCACTCCAAAGTCTGAGCCACCACTAACGTCAAAGGTTGAACCGCCACCTACTTCGAAGGTTGAAGCTCCACCGACGCCTAAGGCCGAGCCGCCACCAACACCAAAGGCTGAGCCGCCACCAACTCCAAAGGTTGAACCACCACCCACACCAAAGGCTGAACCGCCACCTACTCCAAAGGTTGAACCGCCACCCACTCCGAAG GCTGAGCCACCACCCACTCAAAGGGCTGAGCCACCATTGACACCTAAGGCTGAGCCACCACCCACTCCAAAGGCAGAGCCACCACCCACACCCAAGGCCGAGCCACCTCCCACACCCAAGGCCGAACCACCACCTGCACCTAAAGTCGAGCCACCACCCGCACCTAAAGTCGAGCCACCACTCACACCAAAGGCTGAGCCACCATCTACACCAAAGGCCAAGCCACCTTCCACACCCAAGGCTGAACCACCGCCAACACCAAAGGCCGAACCACCTCCTGTGCCAAAGGCCGAACCACCCCCCTCACCAAAGGCAGAGCCACCTCCCACACCTAAAGTTGAGCCACCTCCAACACCAAAGGCGGAACCACCTCCAACACCAGAGGCTGAGCCACCCCAAACACCGGAGGCCGAGCCACCACAAGCACCTGAGGTCGAACCACCGCAAGCACCTAAGGCCGAGCCACCGCAAGCACCTAAGGTTGAGCCACCTCCTGCACCAAAGGTTGAGCCTCCTCCTGCACCTAAAGTTGAGCCGCCTCCAACACCAAAGGCAGAGCCACCACCGACACCAAAGGCAGAGCCACCAGAAGCACTAGAGATTGAGACACCACTATCACCTGCACCTTCACCAAGCCCAATTGGTCGTAGCCCTAAGGAAGATCCATTATATCCAATTCAACCACCACCAACACCAAAGCCTGTGCAATCTCCTCCGCCACAATCTCAAACACCAGAACCAACTCCAGAGCCTGTGCAATCTCCTCCAGAGCCTGTGCAGTCACCTCCACCTCCAGTCcactcaccaccaccacctgtTCAATCTTCTCCACCACCAATTGAATCCCCACCACCGCCTGTCCAATCTCCACCACCACCAGTTGAATCCCCACCACCGCCTGTCCAATCTCCACCACCACCAGTTGAATCTCCACCACCACCGGTTGAATCTCCACCACCACCAGTTGAATCTCCACCACCACCGGTTGAATCTCCACCACCACCAGTTGAATCCCCACCATCGCCTGTCCAATCTCCGCCACCACCAGTTGaatctccaccaccaccaattGAATCCCCACCACCGCCTGTCCAATCTCCACTACCACCAGTCGAATCCCCACCACCACCAGTCGAATCACCTCCTCCCCCATCTCCAACTCCATCTCCTCCTTTGCCTCCTCCTGTGCAGTCTCCGCCACCAACCCAACCAGACTTCGTGCTACCACCAAACATTGGAGCACTATACTCATCGCCACCACCGCCAATGTTCCCAGGCTATTGA
- the LOC126584119 gene encoding pollen-specific leucine-rich repeat extensin-like protein 4 isoform X2, which translates to MAPSFLSPTALGCCFLLFSLILSSFPALSFALSNAEAAHIAHRQLTSLPENGDLPDNYEVQVDANLKFENDRLKRAYVALQAQKRAIFSDPFNFTANWVGENVCAYKGVFCAPALDNPSLNVVAGIDLNHADIAGHLVVEMGLLTDLALFHINSNRFCGIIPESCRRLTLMYEFDISNNRFVGRFPGVVLRWPNCKYLDLRFNGFEGELPPELFTKEFDAIFLNHNRFTSVIPETIGNSKVSVVSFAFNNFSGCIPHNVGNMRNVNELIFMNNQLGGCFPHEIGNLGKLQVFEVSYNGFIGSLPKSFVGLQSIEELDIGYNRLTGFVTDKICMLPKVANFTFSYNYFSGEAQKCMPNPKSEIMLDDSGNCMPGRPKQKNTKTCFPVVTKPVDCSKHCGGSSTPEKPKTPKPQQPPTPKVERPPTPKSEPPLTPKSEPPLTSKVEPPPTSKVEAPPTPKAEPPPTPKAEPPPTPKVEPPPTPKAEPPPTPKVEPPPTPKVEPPSTPKAEHPPTPKVEPPPTPKAEPPSTPKAEPPPTPKTEPPPTPKAEPPPTPKAEPPPKPKAEPPPTSKAEPPPTQRAEPPLTPKAEPPPTPKAEPPPTPKAEPPPTPKAEPPPAPKVEPPPAPKVEPPLTPKAEPPSTPKAKPPSTPKAEPPPTPKAEPPPVPKAEPPPSPKAEPPPTPKVEPPPTPKAEPPPTPEAEPPQTPEAEPPQAPEVEPPQAPKAEPPQAPKVEPPPAPKVEPPPAPKVEPPPTPKAEPPPTPKAEPPEALEIETPLSPAPSPSPIGRSPKEDPLYPIQPPPTPKPVQSPPPQSQTPEPTPEPVQSPPEPVQSPPPPVHSPPPPVQSSPPPIESPPPPVQSPPPPVESPPPPVQSPPPPVESPPPPVESPPPPVESPPPPVESPPPPVESPPSPVQSPPPPVESPPPPIESPPPPVQSPLPPVESPPPPVESPPPPSPTPSPPLPPPVQSPPPTQPDFVLPPNIGALYSSPPPPMFPGY; encoded by the exons ATGGCTCCATCTTTTCTCTCCCCCACGGCCTTGGGTTGCTGCTttcttctcttctccctcaTTCTCTCTTCGTTTCCAGCTCTCTCATTCGCCCTATCCAATGCCGAAGCCGCTCACATAGCCCATCGCCAACTCACTTCTCTCCCTGAGAATGGCGACCTCCCAGACAACTACGAGGTTCAAGTCGACGCCAATCTCAAATTTGAAAACGACAGGCTCAAAAGGGCTTACGTCGCTCTCCAGGCGCAGAAGAGAGCTATTTTTTCCGACCCTTTTAACTTCACCGCTAACTGGGTAGGGGAGAATGTTTGTGCCTACAAAGGGGTGTTCTGCGCTCCGGCACTCGACAACCCGAGCTTGAACGTGGTGGCCGGCATAGATCTCAACCATGCAGACATTGCAGGACATCTCGTTGTCGAAATGGGGCTCCTTACCGACCTCGCTCTCTTCCACATCAACTCCAACAGATTCTGCGGTATCATCCCAGAAAGCTGCAGAAGGTTGACGCTTATGTATGAGTTCGACATCAGCAACAACCGATTCGTTGGTCGTTTTCCTGGAGTCGTCCTGAGATGGCCTAATTGCAAGTACCTTGACCTCAGGTTCAACGGCTTCGAAGGTGAGCTGCCTCCGGAGCTTTTCACCAAGGAGTTTGATGCCATTTTCTTGAACCACAACCGATTCACGTCGGTAATTCCAGAGACGATTGGAAACTCCAAGGTTTCTGTTGTTTCATTTGCATTTAACAATTTCAGTGGTTGCATCCCGCACAACGTTGGGAACATGCGCAATGTGAATGAGCTGATCTTCATGAACAATCAGCTTGGCGGGTGCTTCCCTCATGAGATTGGAAACCTTGGAAAATTGCAAGTTTTTGAGGTGAGCTACAATGGATTTATAGGTTCTTTACCAAAGAGCTTTGTCGGGCTACAGAGCATTGAGGAATTGGATATTGGGTACAACAGGTTGACAGGGTTTGTGACTGATAAGATTTGTATGTTGCCTAAGGTGGCCAATTTCACATTTTCTTACAATTATTTTAGTGGGGAGGCTCAAAAATGTATGCCTAATCCCAAATCGGAGATAATGTTGGATGATTCGGGCAACTGCATGCCGGGAAGGCCCAAGCAAAAAAACACAAAGACTTGTTTCCCTGTGGTAACTAAGCCTGTGGATTGCAGCAAGCATTGTGGTGGATCTTCTACACCCGAAAAGCCTAAGACACCAAAGCCTCAACAACCTCCAACGCCAAAGGTTGAACGACCACCCACACCAAAGTCTGAGCCGCCACTCACTCCAAAGTCTGAGCCACCACTAACGTCAAAGGTTGAACCGCCACCTACTTCGAAGGTTGAAGCTCCACCGACGCCTAAGGCCGAGCCGCCACCAACACCAAAGGCTGAGCCGCCACCAACTCCAAAGGTTGAACCACCACCCACACCAAAGGCTGAACCGCCACCTACTCCAAAGGTTGAACCGCCACCCACTCCGAAGGTTGAGCCACCATCCACGCCAAAGGCTGAGCACCCACCCACTCCGAAAGTTGAGCCACCACCCACTCCTAAGGCCGAGCCACCATCTACACCTAAGGCTGAGCCACCACCCACTCCCAAGACTGAGCCACCACCCACTCCCAAGGCAGAGCCACCACCCACGCCTAAGGCTGAACCACCACCCAAACCAAAGGCTGAGCCACCACCAACTTCAAAG GCTGAGCCACCACCCACTCAAAGGGCTGAGCCACCATTGACACCTAAGGCTGAGCCACCACCCACTCCAAAGGCAGAGCCACCACCCACACCCAAGGCCGAGCCACCTCCCACACCCAAGGCCGAACCACCACCTGCACCTAAAGTCGAGCCACCACCCGCACCTAAAGTCGAGCCACCACTCACACCAAAGGCTGAGCCACCATCTACACCAAAGGCCAAGCCACCTTCCACACCCAAGGCTGAACCACCGCCAACACCAAAGGCCGAACCACCTCCTGTGCCAAAGGCCGAACCACCCCCCTCACCAAAGGCAGAGCCACCTCCCACACCTAAAGTTGAGCCACCTCCAACACCAAAGGCGGAACCACCTCCAACACCAGAGGCTGAGCCACCCCAAACACCGGAGGCCGAGCCACCACAAGCACCTGAGGTCGAACCACCGCAAGCACCTAAGGCCGAGCCACCGCAAGCACCTAAGGTTGAGCCACCTCCTGCACCAAAGGTTGAGCCTCCTCCTGCACCTAAAGTTGAGCCGCCTCCAACACCAAAGGCAGAGCCACCACCGACACCAAAGGCAGAGCCACCAGAAGCACTAGAGATTGAGACACCACTATCACCTGCACCTTCACCAAGCCCAATTGGTCGTAGCCCTAAGGAAGATCCATTATATCCAATTCAACCACCACCAACACCAAAGCCTGTGCAATCTCCTCCGCCACAATCTCAAACACCAGAACCAACTCCAGAGCCTGTGCAATCTCCTCCAGAGCCTGTGCAGTCACCTCCACCTCCAGTCcactcaccaccaccacctgtTCAATCTTCTCCACCACCAATTGAATCCCCACCACCGCCTGTCCAATCTCCACCACCACCAGTTGAATCCCCACCACCGCCTGTCCAATCTCCACCACCACCAGTTGAATCTCCACCACCACCGGTTGAATCTCCACCACCACCAGTTGAATCTCCACCACCACCGGTTGAATCTCCACCACCACCAGTTGAATCCCCACCATCGCCTGTCCAATCTCCGCCACCACCAGTTGaatctccaccaccaccaattGAATCCCCACCACCGCCTGTCCAATCTCCACTACCACCAGTCGAATCCCCACCACCACCAGTCGAATCACCTCCTCCCCCATCTCCAACTCCATCTCCTCCTTTGCCTCCTCCTGTGCAGTCTCCGCCACCAACCCAACCAGACTTCGTGCTACCACCAAACATTGGAGCACTATACTCATCGCCACCACCGCCAATGTTCCCAGGCTATTGA